The Quercus robur chromosome 7, dhQueRobu3.1, whole genome shotgun sequence genome has a segment encoding these proteins:
- the LOC126692953 gene encoding uncharacterized protein LOC126692953 isoform X6 translates to MLLRSLSLSHGYETLTLRLRPNRPAKNRLSKIIKSCAPRKDLQGQSVAIIGLGKSGRAAARLALARGASVLAIDENKNLGLLEQDPLFEEYSGLRTILGNLDVQLLKDVDLVVVSPGVPPENYGLSTLLESGQRIMSELDFAAEILPKDIKILAVTGTNGKSTVVTFAGQMLNHFGIEAFVGGNLGNPLSEAAFLCLSPSMKPGFQVAVVEVSSYQMEIPNKYFCPSVAAVLNLTPDHLERHKTMKNYAMTKCSLLSHMTGTKLGLLCFGNQHLNEAVREHAENFNLAWIGAFPGVKVIACLQQINIETKIASLEVPTMGVVSQLQLDAMKVMGTHNYYNAAVAALCVLGLDLGLDASGMSSTIENLRAPPHRMEIVHRDANGVTWVDDSKATNVEATYTGLLGLKQQKSVILLGGLAKGMLLYSVQVVRALMNSEILSTEVWFFRRWPSPRRIAN, encoded by the exons ATGCTCCTGCGATCTCTAAGCCTAAGCCATGGATATGAAACTTTAACTCTAAGACTTAGACCTAACCGCCCTGCAAAGAACAGACTATCAAAGATCATCAAATCTTGCGCTCCCAGAAAGGACCTTCAAGGCCAATCCGTTGCT ATCATTGGTCTGGGAAAATCTGGAAGAGCTGCAGCTAGGCTTGCTCTTGCGAGAGGTGCTTCAGTTCTAGCGATTGATGAAAATAAGAATTTGGGTCTGTTAGAG CAAGATCCTCTTTTTGAAGAGTATAGTGGTTTGAGAACAATTCTTGGAAACCTTGATGTACAGCTACTTAAGGATGTCGATTTGGTGGTTGTTTCCCCTGGAGTTCCACCAGAAAATTATGGTCTATCCACATTGTTGGAGTCA ggACAGCGGATAATGTCTGAGTTGGATTTTGCTGCAGAAATTCTTCCAAAAGATATCAAGATTTTAGCAGTGACTGGAACCAATGGAAAATCAACTGTAGTTACTTTTGCTGGACAG ATGCTTAATCATTTTGGCATTGAGGCATTTGTTGGGGGAAACCTTGGAAATCCACTCTCGGAGGCTGCTTTTCTGTGCTTATCACCTTCTATGAAGCCTGGGTTTCAG GTTGCTGTTGTGGAGGTTAGCAGTTATCAAATGGAAATTCCCAACAAGTACTTCTGCCCTTCA GTTGCTGCTGTGTTAAATCTTACCCCTGATCATTTAGAAAGGCACAAGACAATGAAGAATTATGCAATGACCAAGTGCAGTTTACTTTCTCACATGACTGGCACCAAACTGGGACTTCTTTGTTTCG GAAATCAGCATTTGAATGAAGCTGTTAGGGAACATGCTGAAAATTTTAATCTTGCTTGGATAGGAGCCTTTCCTGGAGTGAAA GTCATTGCTTGTTTGCAACAGATCAACATTGAGACGAAAATTGCCAGCTTGGAAGTTCCTACCATGGGAGTTGTCTCACAACTACAATTGGATGCAATGAAAGTAATGGGAACGCACAACTATTACAATGCTGCAGTGGCTGCATTATGTGTTCTCGGACTTGATCTTGGACTTGATGCTAGTGGTATGAGTtcaacaattgaaaatttaaggGCACCACCGCATCGGATGGAAATTG TACACAGGGATGCCAATGGGGTAACATGGGTCGATGACAGTAAGGCAACAAATGTTGAAGCAACGTACACTGGACTATTGGGTCTGAAGCAACAAAAGTCTGTAATTCTACTTGGTGGCCTTGCAAAG GGGATGCTATTGTACTCAGTCCAGGTTGTGCGAGCTTTGATGAATTCAGAAATTTTGAGCACAGAGGTTTGGTTTTTCAGGAGATGGCCTTCTCCTCGTA GAATTGCAAATTAA
- the LOC126692953 gene encoding uncharacterized protein LOC126692953 isoform X5 has translation MLLRSLSLSHGYETLTLRLRPNRPAKNRLSKIIKSCAPRKDLQGQSVAIIGLGKSGRAAARLALARGASVLAIDENKNLGLLEQDPLFEEYSGLRTILGNLDVQLLKDVDLVVVSPGVPPENYGLSTLLESGQRIMSELDFAAEILPKDIKILAVTGTNGKSTVVTFAGQMLNHFGIEAFVGGNLGNPLSEAAFLCLSPSMKPGFQVAVVEVSSYQMEIPNKYFCPSVAAVLNLTPDHLERHKTMKNYAMTKCSLLSHMTGTKLGLLCFGNQHLNEAVREHAENFNLAWIGAFPGVKINIETKIASLEVPTMGVVSQLQLDAMKVMGTHNYYNAAVAALCVLGLDLGLDASGMSSTIENLRAPPHRMEIVHRDANGVTWVDDSKATNVEATYTGLLGLKQQKSVILLGGLAKVVNGEETNGFEQLIDPLKYHRCVITFGSSGKMIQKTLSDNGLSIPCIGAKNMEDAVNCAKRMAKFGDAIVLSPGCASFDEFRNFEHRGLVFQEMAFSS, from the exons ATGCTCCTGCGATCTCTAAGCCTAAGCCATGGATATGAAACTTTAACTCTAAGACTTAGACCTAACCGCCCTGCAAAGAACAGACTATCAAAGATCATCAAATCTTGCGCTCCCAGAAAGGACCTTCAAGGCCAATCCGTTGCT ATCATTGGTCTGGGAAAATCTGGAAGAGCTGCAGCTAGGCTTGCTCTTGCGAGAGGTGCTTCAGTTCTAGCGATTGATGAAAATAAGAATTTGGGTCTGTTAGAG CAAGATCCTCTTTTTGAAGAGTATAGTGGTTTGAGAACAATTCTTGGAAACCTTGATGTACAGCTACTTAAGGATGTCGATTTGGTGGTTGTTTCCCCTGGAGTTCCACCAGAAAATTATGGTCTATCCACATTGTTGGAGTCA ggACAGCGGATAATGTCTGAGTTGGATTTTGCTGCAGAAATTCTTCCAAAAGATATCAAGATTTTAGCAGTGACTGGAACCAATGGAAAATCAACTGTAGTTACTTTTGCTGGACAG ATGCTTAATCATTTTGGCATTGAGGCATTTGTTGGGGGAAACCTTGGAAATCCACTCTCGGAGGCTGCTTTTCTGTGCTTATCACCTTCTATGAAGCCTGGGTTTCAG GTTGCTGTTGTGGAGGTTAGCAGTTATCAAATGGAAATTCCCAACAAGTACTTCTGCCCTTCA GTTGCTGCTGTGTTAAATCTTACCCCTGATCATTTAGAAAGGCACAAGACAATGAAGAATTATGCAATGACCAAGTGCAGTTTACTTTCTCACATGACTGGCACCAAACTGGGACTTCTTTGTTTCG GAAATCAGCATTTGAATGAAGCTGTTAGGGAACATGCTGAAAATTTTAATCTTGCTTGGATAGGAGCCTTTCCTGGAGTGAAA ATCAACATTGAGACGAAAATTGCCAGCTTGGAAGTTCCTACCATGGGAGTTGTCTCACAACTACAATTGGATGCAATGAAAGTAATGGGAACGCACAACTATTACAATGCTGCAGTGGCTGCATTATGTGTTCTCGGACTTGATCTTGGACTTGATGCTAGTGGTATGAGTtcaacaattgaaaatttaaggGCACCACCGCATCGGATGGAAATTG TACACAGGGATGCCAATGGGGTAACATGGGTCGATGACAGTAAGGCAACAAATGTTGAAGCAACGTACACTGGACTATTGGGTCTGAAGCAACAAAAGTCTGTAATTCTACTTGGTGGCCTTGCAAAG GTAGTAAATGGGGAAGAAACTAATGGATTTGAACAATTGATTGATCCACTGAAGTATCATAGATGTGTGATCACT TTCGGATCTTCGGGAAAGATGATTCAGAAGACCCTGTCCGATAATGGTCTAAGCATTCCCTGTATTGGAGCTAAAAATATGGAGGATGCAGTCAACTGTGCTAAGAGGATGGCAAAATTTG GGGATGCTATTGTACTCAGTCCAGGTTGTGCGAGCTTTGATGAATTCAGAAATTTTGAGCACAGAGGTTTGGTTTTTCAGGAGATGGCCTTCTCCTCGTA G
- the LOC126692953 gene encoding uncharacterized protein LOC126692953 isoform X2, with protein sequence MLLRSLSLSHGYETLTLRLRPNRPAKNRLSKIIKSCAPRKDLQGQSVAIIGLGKSGRAAARLALARGASVLAIDENKNLGLLEQDPLFEEYSGLRTILGNLDVQLLKDVDLVVVSPGVPPENYGLSTLLESRIMSELDFAAEILPKDIKILAVTGTNGKSTVVTFAGQMLNHFGIEAFVGGNLGNPLSEAAFLCLSPSMKPGFQVAVVEVSSYQMEIPNKYFCPSVAAVLNLTPDHLERHKTMKNYAMTKCSLLSHMTGTKLGLLCFGNQHLNEAVREHAENFNLAWIGAFPGVKVIACLQQINIETKIASLEVPTMGVVSQLQLDAMKVMGTHNYYNAAVAALCVLGLDLGLDASGMSSTIENLRAPPHRMEIVHRDANGVTWVDDSKATNVEATYTGLLGLKQQKSVILLGGLAKVVNGEETNGFEQLIDPLKYHRCVITFGSSGKMIQKTLSDNGLSIPCIGAKNMEDAVNCAKRMAKFGKKNKNGDSISLIEISLKKKRGGDGRIWKLLSYQIIQLTTER encoded by the exons ATGCTCCTGCGATCTCTAAGCCTAAGCCATGGATATGAAACTTTAACTCTAAGACTTAGACCTAACCGCCCTGCAAAGAACAGACTATCAAAGATCATCAAATCTTGCGCTCCCAGAAAGGACCTTCAAGGCCAATCCGTTGCT ATCATTGGTCTGGGAAAATCTGGAAGAGCTGCAGCTAGGCTTGCTCTTGCGAGAGGTGCTTCAGTTCTAGCGATTGATGAAAATAAGAATTTGGGTCTGTTAGAG CAAGATCCTCTTTTTGAAGAGTATAGTGGTTTGAGAACAATTCTTGGAAACCTTGATGTACAGCTACTTAAGGATGTCGATTTGGTGGTTGTTTCCCCTGGAGTTCCACCAGAAAATTATGGTCTATCCACATTGTTGGAGTCA CGGATAATGTCTGAGTTGGATTTTGCTGCAGAAATTCTTCCAAAAGATATCAAGATTTTAGCAGTGACTGGAACCAATGGAAAATCAACTGTAGTTACTTTTGCTGGACAG ATGCTTAATCATTTTGGCATTGAGGCATTTGTTGGGGGAAACCTTGGAAATCCACTCTCGGAGGCTGCTTTTCTGTGCTTATCACCTTCTATGAAGCCTGGGTTTCAG GTTGCTGTTGTGGAGGTTAGCAGTTATCAAATGGAAATTCCCAACAAGTACTTCTGCCCTTCA GTTGCTGCTGTGTTAAATCTTACCCCTGATCATTTAGAAAGGCACAAGACAATGAAGAATTATGCAATGACCAAGTGCAGTTTACTTTCTCACATGACTGGCACCAAACTGGGACTTCTTTGTTTCG GAAATCAGCATTTGAATGAAGCTGTTAGGGAACATGCTGAAAATTTTAATCTTGCTTGGATAGGAGCCTTTCCTGGAGTGAAA GTCATTGCTTGTTTGCAACAGATCAACATTGAGACGAAAATTGCCAGCTTGGAAGTTCCTACCATGGGAGTTGTCTCACAACTACAATTGGATGCAATGAAAGTAATGGGAACGCACAACTATTACAATGCTGCAGTGGCTGCATTATGTGTTCTCGGACTTGATCTTGGACTTGATGCTAGTGGTATGAGTtcaacaattgaaaatttaaggGCACCACCGCATCGGATGGAAATTG TACACAGGGATGCCAATGGGGTAACATGGGTCGATGACAGTAAGGCAACAAATGTTGAAGCAACGTACACTGGACTATTGGGTCTGAAGCAACAAAAGTCTGTAATTCTACTTGGTGGCCTTGCAAAG GTAGTAAATGGGGAAGAAACTAATGGATTTGAACAATTGATTGATCCACTGAAGTATCATAGATGTGTGATCACT TTCGGATCTTCGGGAAAGATGATTCAGAAGACCCTGTCCGATAATGGTCTAAGCATTCCCTGTATTGGAGCTAAAAATATGGAGGATGCAGTCAACTGTGCTAAGAGGATGGCAAAATTTG gaaagaaaaacaagaacgGAGATTCTATTTCGTTGATAGAAATTTcattaaagaagaagagaggtgGAGATGGGAGGATATGGAAGCTTCTATCGTACCAAATAATACAATTAACTACTGAAAGGTAA
- the LOC126692953 gene encoding uncharacterized protein LOC126692953 isoform X3, which produces MLLRSLSLSHGYETLTLRLRPNRPAKNRLSKIIKSCAPRKDLQGQSVAIIGLGKSGRAAARLALARGASVLAIDENKNLGLLEQDPLFEEYSGLRTILGNLDVQLLKDVDLVVVSPGVPPENYGLSTLLESGQRIMSELDFAAEILPKDIKILAVTGTNGKSTVVTFAGQMLNHFGIEAFVGGNLGNPLSEAAFLCLSPSMKPGFQVAVVEVSSYQMEIPNKYFCPSVAAVLNLTPDHLERHKTMKNYAMTKCSLLSHMTGTKLGLLCFGNQHLNEAVREHAENFNLAWIGAFPGVKINIETKIASLEVPTMGVVSQLQLDAMKVMGTHNYYNAAVAALCVLGLDLGLDASGMSSTIENLRAPPHRMEIVHRDANGVTWVDDSKATNVEATYTGLLGLKQQKSVILLGGLAKVVNGEETNGFEQLIDPLKYHRCVITFGSSGKMIQKTLSDNGLSIPCIGAKNMEDAVNCAKRMAKFGKKNKNGDSISLIEISLKKKRGGDGRIWKLLSYQIIQLTTER; this is translated from the exons ATGCTCCTGCGATCTCTAAGCCTAAGCCATGGATATGAAACTTTAACTCTAAGACTTAGACCTAACCGCCCTGCAAAGAACAGACTATCAAAGATCATCAAATCTTGCGCTCCCAGAAAGGACCTTCAAGGCCAATCCGTTGCT ATCATTGGTCTGGGAAAATCTGGAAGAGCTGCAGCTAGGCTTGCTCTTGCGAGAGGTGCTTCAGTTCTAGCGATTGATGAAAATAAGAATTTGGGTCTGTTAGAG CAAGATCCTCTTTTTGAAGAGTATAGTGGTTTGAGAACAATTCTTGGAAACCTTGATGTACAGCTACTTAAGGATGTCGATTTGGTGGTTGTTTCCCCTGGAGTTCCACCAGAAAATTATGGTCTATCCACATTGTTGGAGTCA ggACAGCGGATAATGTCTGAGTTGGATTTTGCTGCAGAAATTCTTCCAAAAGATATCAAGATTTTAGCAGTGACTGGAACCAATGGAAAATCAACTGTAGTTACTTTTGCTGGACAG ATGCTTAATCATTTTGGCATTGAGGCATTTGTTGGGGGAAACCTTGGAAATCCACTCTCGGAGGCTGCTTTTCTGTGCTTATCACCTTCTATGAAGCCTGGGTTTCAG GTTGCTGTTGTGGAGGTTAGCAGTTATCAAATGGAAATTCCCAACAAGTACTTCTGCCCTTCA GTTGCTGCTGTGTTAAATCTTACCCCTGATCATTTAGAAAGGCACAAGACAATGAAGAATTATGCAATGACCAAGTGCAGTTTACTTTCTCACATGACTGGCACCAAACTGGGACTTCTTTGTTTCG GAAATCAGCATTTGAATGAAGCTGTTAGGGAACATGCTGAAAATTTTAATCTTGCTTGGATAGGAGCCTTTCCTGGAGTGAAA ATCAACATTGAGACGAAAATTGCCAGCTTGGAAGTTCCTACCATGGGAGTTGTCTCACAACTACAATTGGATGCAATGAAAGTAATGGGAACGCACAACTATTACAATGCTGCAGTGGCTGCATTATGTGTTCTCGGACTTGATCTTGGACTTGATGCTAGTGGTATGAGTtcaacaattgaaaatttaaggGCACCACCGCATCGGATGGAAATTG TACACAGGGATGCCAATGGGGTAACATGGGTCGATGACAGTAAGGCAACAAATGTTGAAGCAACGTACACTGGACTATTGGGTCTGAAGCAACAAAAGTCTGTAATTCTACTTGGTGGCCTTGCAAAG GTAGTAAATGGGGAAGAAACTAATGGATTTGAACAATTGATTGATCCACTGAAGTATCATAGATGTGTGATCACT TTCGGATCTTCGGGAAAGATGATTCAGAAGACCCTGTCCGATAATGGTCTAAGCATTCCCTGTATTGGAGCTAAAAATATGGAGGATGCAGTCAACTGTGCTAAGAGGATGGCAAAATTTG gaaagaaaaacaagaacgGAGATTCTATTTCGTTGATAGAAATTTcattaaagaagaagagaggtgGAGATGGGAGGATATGGAAGCTTCTATCGTACCAAATAATACAATTAACTACTGAAAGGTAA
- the LOC126692953 gene encoding uncharacterized protein LOC126692953 isoform X1, with protein sequence MLLRSLSLSHGYETLTLRLRPNRPAKNRLSKIIKSCAPRKDLQGQSVAIIGLGKSGRAAARLALARGASVLAIDENKNLGLLEQDPLFEEYSGLRTILGNLDVQLLKDVDLVVVSPGVPPENYGLSTLLESGQRIMSELDFAAEILPKDIKILAVTGTNGKSTVVTFAGQMLNHFGIEAFVGGNLGNPLSEAAFLCLSPSMKPGFQVAVVEVSSYQMEIPNKYFCPSVAAVLNLTPDHLERHKTMKNYAMTKCSLLSHMTGTKLGLLCFGNQHLNEAVREHAENFNLAWIGAFPGVKVIACLQQINIETKIASLEVPTMGVVSQLQLDAMKVMGTHNYYNAAVAALCVLGLDLGLDASGMSSTIENLRAPPHRMEIVHRDANGVTWVDDSKATNVEATYTGLLGLKQQKSVILLGGLAKVVNGEETNGFEQLIDPLKYHRCVITFGSSGKMIQKTLSDNGLSIPCIGAKNMEDAVNCAKRMAKFGKKNKNGDSISLIEISLKKKRGGDGRIWKLLSYQIIQLTTER encoded by the exons ATGCTCCTGCGATCTCTAAGCCTAAGCCATGGATATGAAACTTTAACTCTAAGACTTAGACCTAACCGCCCTGCAAAGAACAGACTATCAAAGATCATCAAATCTTGCGCTCCCAGAAAGGACCTTCAAGGCCAATCCGTTGCT ATCATTGGTCTGGGAAAATCTGGAAGAGCTGCAGCTAGGCTTGCTCTTGCGAGAGGTGCTTCAGTTCTAGCGATTGATGAAAATAAGAATTTGGGTCTGTTAGAG CAAGATCCTCTTTTTGAAGAGTATAGTGGTTTGAGAACAATTCTTGGAAACCTTGATGTACAGCTACTTAAGGATGTCGATTTGGTGGTTGTTTCCCCTGGAGTTCCACCAGAAAATTATGGTCTATCCACATTGTTGGAGTCA ggACAGCGGATAATGTCTGAGTTGGATTTTGCTGCAGAAATTCTTCCAAAAGATATCAAGATTTTAGCAGTGACTGGAACCAATGGAAAATCAACTGTAGTTACTTTTGCTGGACAG ATGCTTAATCATTTTGGCATTGAGGCATTTGTTGGGGGAAACCTTGGAAATCCACTCTCGGAGGCTGCTTTTCTGTGCTTATCACCTTCTATGAAGCCTGGGTTTCAG GTTGCTGTTGTGGAGGTTAGCAGTTATCAAATGGAAATTCCCAACAAGTACTTCTGCCCTTCA GTTGCTGCTGTGTTAAATCTTACCCCTGATCATTTAGAAAGGCACAAGACAATGAAGAATTATGCAATGACCAAGTGCAGTTTACTTTCTCACATGACTGGCACCAAACTGGGACTTCTTTGTTTCG GAAATCAGCATTTGAATGAAGCTGTTAGGGAACATGCTGAAAATTTTAATCTTGCTTGGATAGGAGCCTTTCCTGGAGTGAAA GTCATTGCTTGTTTGCAACAGATCAACATTGAGACGAAAATTGCCAGCTTGGAAGTTCCTACCATGGGAGTTGTCTCACAACTACAATTGGATGCAATGAAAGTAATGGGAACGCACAACTATTACAATGCTGCAGTGGCTGCATTATGTGTTCTCGGACTTGATCTTGGACTTGATGCTAGTGGTATGAGTtcaacaattgaaaatttaaggGCACCACCGCATCGGATGGAAATTG TACACAGGGATGCCAATGGGGTAACATGGGTCGATGACAGTAAGGCAACAAATGTTGAAGCAACGTACACTGGACTATTGGGTCTGAAGCAACAAAAGTCTGTAATTCTACTTGGTGGCCTTGCAAAG GTAGTAAATGGGGAAGAAACTAATGGATTTGAACAATTGATTGATCCACTGAAGTATCATAGATGTGTGATCACT TTCGGATCTTCGGGAAAGATGATTCAGAAGACCCTGTCCGATAATGGTCTAAGCATTCCCTGTATTGGAGCTAAAAATATGGAGGATGCAGTCAACTGTGCTAAGAGGATGGCAAAATTTG gaaagaaaaacaagaacgGAGATTCTATTTCGTTGATAGAAATTTcattaaagaagaagagaggtgGAGATGGGAGGATATGGAAGCTTCTATCGTACCAAATAATACAATTAACTACTGAAAGGTAA
- the LOC126692953 gene encoding uncharacterized protein LOC126692953 isoform X4, translated as MLLRSLSLSHGYETLTLRLRPNRPAKNRLSKIIKSCAPRKDLQGQSVAIIGLGKSGRAAARLALARGASVLAIDENKNLGLLEQDPLFEEYSGLRTILGNLDVQLLKDVDLVVVSPGVPPENYGLSTLLESGQRIMSELDFAAEILPKDIKILAVTGTNGKSTVVTFAGQMLNHFGIEAFVGGNLGNPLSEAAFLCLSPSMKPGFQVAVVEVSSYQMEIPNKYFCPSVAAVLNLTPDHLERHKTMKNYAMTKCSLLSHMTGTKLGLLCFGNQHLNEAVREHAENFNLAWIGAFPGVKVIACLQQINIETKIASLEVPTMGVVSQLQLDAMKVMGTHNYYNAAVAALCVLGLDLGLDASGMSSTIENLRAPPHRMEIVHRDANGVTWVDDSKATNVEATYTGLLGLKQQKSVILLGGLAKVVNGEETNGFEQLIDPLKYHRCVITFGSSGKMIQKTLSDNGLSIPCIGAKNMEDAVNCAKRMAKFGDAIVLSPGCASFDEFRNFEHRGLVFQEMAFSS; from the exons ATGCTCCTGCGATCTCTAAGCCTAAGCCATGGATATGAAACTTTAACTCTAAGACTTAGACCTAACCGCCCTGCAAAGAACAGACTATCAAAGATCATCAAATCTTGCGCTCCCAGAAAGGACCTTCAAGGCCAATCCGTTGCT ATCATTGGTCTGGGAAAATCTGGAAGAGCTGCAGCTAGGCTTGCTCTTGCGAGAGGTGCTTCAGTTCTAGCGATTGATGAAAATAAGAATTTGGGTCTGTTAGAG CAAGATCCTCTTTTTGAAGAGTATAGTGGTTTGAGAACAATTCTTGGAAACCTTGATGTACAGCTACTTAAGGATGTCGATTTGGTGGTTGTTTCCCCTGGAGTTCCACCAGAAAATTATGGTCTATCCACATTGTTGGAGTCA ggACAGCGGATAATGTCTGAGTTGGATTTTGCTGCAGAAATTCTTCCAAAAGATATCAAGATTTTAGCAGTGACTGGAACCAATGGAAAATCAACTGTAGTTACTTTTGCTGGACAG ATGCTTAATCATTTTGGCATTGAGGCATTTGTTGGGGGAAACCTTGGAAATCCACTCTCGGAGGCTGCTTTTCTGTGCTTATCACCTTCTATGAAGCCTGGGTTTCAG GTTGCTGTTGTGGAGGTTAGCAGTTATCAAATGGAAATTCCCAACAAGTACTTCTGCCCTTCA GTTGCTGCTGTGTTAAATCTTACCCCTGATCATTTAGAAAGGCACAAGACAATGAAGAATTATGCAATGACCAAGTGCAGTTTACTTTCTCACATGACTGGCACCAAACTGGGACTTCTTTGTTTCG GAAATCAGCATTTGAATGAAGCTGTTAGGGAACATGCTGAAAATTTTAATCTTGCTTGGATAGGAGCCTTTCCTGGAGTGAAA GTCATTGCTTGTTTGCAACAGATCAACATTGAGACGAAAATTGCCAGCTTGGAAGTTCCTACCATGGGAGTTGTCTCACAACTACAATTGGATGCAATGAAAGTAATGGGAACGCACAACTATTACAATGCTGCAGTGGCTGCATTATGTGTTCTCGGACTTGATCTTGGACTTGATGCTAGTGGTATGAGTtcaacaattgaaaatttaaggGCACCACCGCATCGGATGGAAATTG TACACAGGGATGCCAATGGGGTAACATGGGTCGATGACAGTAAGGCAACAAATGTTGAAGCAACGTACACTGGACTATTGGGTCTGAAGCAACAAAAGTCTGTAATTCTACTTGGTGGCCTTGCAAAG GTAGTAAATGGGGAAGAAACTAATGGATTTGAACAATTGATTGATCCACTGAAGTATCATAGATGTGTGATCACT TTCGGATCTTCGGGAAAGATGATTCAGAAGACCCTGTCCGATAATGGTCTAAGCATTCCCTGTATTGGAGCTAAAAATATGGAGGATGCAGTCAACTGTGCTAAGAGGATGGCAAAATTTG GGGATGCTATTGTACTCAGTCCAGGTTGTGCGAGCTTTGATGAATTCAGAAATTTTGAGCACAGAGGTTTGGTTTTTCAGGAGATGGCCTTCTCCTCGTA G